In the Octopus sinensis linkage group LG17, ASM634580v1, whole genome shotgun sequence genome, one interval contains:
- the LOC115221056 gene encoding general transcription factor II-I repeat domain-containing protein 2-like: MCPENVDLFSAISLSANTVARRVEHIERNIKSQLKDKANKFVCFSVALDESIDVSDTSQLLLFIRGINANFEITEELVSVHSMHGTTTGIDIFREVEKSVAEYNLEWKKLKCITTDGGRNMCGTKKGLVGQINKVIENSGGLKPLVLHCILHQQALCGKHLDLSSVLDPVISTVNYIRSHGLKHRQFRDFLEEMNAEFPDLPYYTSVRWLSYGKILARFFELRTEIEIFLNEKNHSQVLLKDSEWLWKLAFSADLTMHLNDFNLRIQGETSLICDLYSKVKAFRKKLILFETLKQQFEERFSDLDACSSKLRIFENPFNSVIGDLPSELQMEVIDLQSNDILKDKYKEGNLIEFYKCLPSDQFLHLRRFACEFISVFGTTYLCEKTFSKMKYTKSCYRSQLSDEHLNALLVIGTTHFEPQLDKILSEMKQFHVSPIDQS; the protein is encoded by the exons ATGTGTCCAGAAAACGTAGATTTATTTTCCGCAATTAGTCTTTCTGCGAACACTGTTGCTCGTAGGGTTgaacatattgaaagaaatattaaatcacagCTAAAAGACAAAGCCAACAAGTTTGTATGCTTTTCTGTTGCACTTGATGAGTCAATTGATGTATCAGACACATCCCAATTGTTATTGTTCATCAGAGGAATAAATGCCAATTTTGAGATTACTGAGGAACTTGTATCTGTGCACAGCATGCATGGAACAACAACAGgcatagatatttttagagaagtGGAAAAGTCAGTGGCTGAGTATAATTTGGAATGGAAAAAACTAAAATGCATAACAACAGATGGTGGCAGAAATATGTGTGGAACCAAAAAGGGCTTAGTTGGGCAAATTAACAAAGTAATTGAGAATTCCGGTGGATTGAAACCTTTGGTATTGCATTGTATTCTTCATCAGCAAGCACTGTGTGGAAAGCATCTTGATTTATCATCTGTATTAGATCCTGTGATTTCCACTGTTAACTACATAAGATCTCATGGACTCAAACATCGCCAATTTCGTGATTTCTTGGAGGAAATGAATGCTGAGTTTCCAGACCTACCTTACTATACTTCAGTAAGATGGCTTAGCTATGGAAAAATTCTGGCTAGATTTTTTGAGCTTCgaactgaaattgaaatatttttaaatgagaaaaaccaTTCACAGGTGTTGCTCAAAGACAGTGAATGGCTCTGGAAATTAGCATTTTCAGCCGATTTAACTATGCATCTCAATGATTTCAACCTACGGATACAAGGTGAAACTTCACTCATCTGTGATTTGTACTCAAAGGTGAAAGCTTTTCGTAAGAAATTAATACTATTTGAAA CTTTGAAACAACAGTTTGAAGAACGTTTTTCTGATCTTGATGCATGTTCTTCAAAactaagaatttttgaaaatccaTTTAACTCTGTTATTGGAGACTTACCTTCTGAGTTACAAATGGAAGTTATTGATTTGCAATCCAATGACATCCTGAAGGACAAATATAAAGAGGGAAATTTGATTGAATTCTACAAATGCCTTCCATCCgaccaatttcttcatttaaggAGGTTTGCCTGTgaattcatttcagtttttgGCACCACATATTTGTGTGAGAAGACTTTTTCAAAGATGAAATACACAAAATCCTGCTACAGATCACAATTGTCTGATGAACATTTAAATGCATTGCTTGTTATTGGAACCACTCATTTTGAACCTCAGTTGGACAAAATTTTGtcagaaatgaaacaatttcatgTTTCCCCTATTGatcaaagttaa